The following nucleotide sequence is from Vanessa cardui chromosome 19, ilVanCard2.1, whole genome shotgun sequence.
GAAAGATGAAGATGAAGATGTCTTCAAATAATGTTCTAATGCTATCTTTAACTCTATGAATGATTGTTTTCACTTAACATActtgaaatatacaaatatacatatatcattactTGAAATATACAAAGAGAAGtctgtaatgtaataaaaatgcattaaaattaaaatcctcTCACAACTTTCACAGTTGATACCATTTGTTATGTAAAGACAATACATAGTCTAAAATATAATGGCTGCAAAAAATGCAACAAATAATTcattagaatatgttgtaacaAATAGTACTCTATTTATTAGATATAGTATATACTATTATGTTTCATTTCAACTaagaacaaacaataataatgtaaattaatctaatactaaatttattagagctgagatggcccagtggtaagaacatgtgcatcttaaccgatgatttcgggttcaagcccaggcaagcaccacaacatatatgtacttaatttgttgtttaattcatctcctgctcggcggtgaaggaaaacatcgcgaggaaacctacatgtgtctaattgaaattctgccacaagtgtatttcactaacttgcattggaacagcgttttggaatatgttccaaaccctctccttaatgaaagaggaggccattagcccagctgtgggaaatttacaggctgtaaattttaaatttatttacaggaTGTCACGGACACTTAACAAAGATGGTTTCCAATAAATACAATCTGCGAGAGAAAAGCGAACCACAATCATATGGTATAGGATTAAAAGAGCTTTGGGAAGTTGCACCAGaggtaatttgtaataattataatattataagtacctCTCCTTTATTATATTGCctgaataaaaacttataaaccaATATGTACAAAACTTATACCAGAGGATGgagtaattactttaaatttgtttgaatttatCAGTTTTACTCGCTTTAAATTTTGACCTTTGTGTAGTGAATGTAAATTTCATATTCTTGTGAAATAACGACTACAAATCTGATGATTATGAATATGAgtcattgaaaaataaaaaaatcaagtctCATTCCAAAATCAACTTAATAAACACTTAATtggatttattttcaaatgtaaataaaataataacaatttgtgTAAGATACAACAACATATGAttgattaagtaatttaaatttgtttgtaaatataatattatgtgtgtaacaattcaatattaattgcCTTTCCAATGATATTATTTGGACCTTATATTGTACTTACTAACTCAGTTACCATGTATGGAATTCAATAAGTATGTACTTTCTTCCAGAATCATAAACCAGGTCTAGTTGAACATACTATCGGCTGGCCTCTTGATAAAAACACATATGGGGgatcatttatttatcatcttAATGTAGAGGAGGGTGAAGCACCCTTAGTAGCCGCTGGTTTTGTGGTGGGACTGGACTATACCAACCCTTACATCAGCCCTTTCAGAGAGTTCCAAAGATTTAAGTTACACCCCTATGTGAAGCCCATGTTTGAAGGTaagttttcatatatataaaagtcatatatatataaatgtaggtGACATTACTCATCTGTTATTATACCTCAaattttggtggtagggctttgtgcaagcccgtctgggtaggtaccatccacatCATCAGTTATTtgaccgccaaataacagtactcagtattgttgtgttccggtttgaagggtgagtgagccagtgtaactacaggcacaagggacataacatcttagttcccaaggttggtaggacattgacgatgtaaggaatagttaatatttcttacagcatcattgtctatgggtgatggtgaccacttaccatcaggtggcccatatgctcgtccgccaacctataccataaaacaaaaaacaaacatcatTAGCAAATTTTATTGGCATAGGTCTATAACTGTGTCCATAAACTCAGTAATAATGTAACAAATAGATTTACATGTCGCTACAAGTTCACTCATTTGAAATATAAGAATCCagcattgattaaaatatataattccaaTTTTACAGGTGGTACTCGGATAGCCTATGGAGCCCGAGCCCTTGTGGAGGGTGGTTGGCAGTGTCTTCCGGTCCCAGTGTTCCCTGGAGGTTGCCTGGCCGGTGATACTGCGGGTTTCCTCAATGTGCCCCGGATCAAGGGCACCCATAATGCTATGAAGAGTGGTAAGGActcaaatatttcaatttctgAATGCTGCATGATACCACACCACTTATCATCACTGTTTTTCTTGGAAATTGAtgtcaataatttcaaattaagctTTCTAAATCTTCCCTAGAATATATGCAAAAAATTGCCTTGCCAAGTCGGATcgcttttttttatgatataggttggcggacgagcatatgagccacctgatagtaattaaaccatcacccatagacaatgacgctgtaagaaatattaactattccttacatattcaatgtgcctccaaccttgggaactaagatgttatgtcccttgtgcctgtagttacactggctcactcacccttcaaaccagaacgcaacaatactgagtactgttatttggcggtagaataactactTGCATCTGGTTgctttttttgtgtataatgaCTACGACTTGATGACTTTATGACTTATTGACTTCGACGTCAttcaaaatgatattttatatacctaactattagttatatatgtatttcatcaCGACAATACAACGTCAGTATTGTTTACTTTCGCTTGTCCTGCCATTGGAATCAGCTATGATTAAGATTTCTAACCAGAATATTCTATTTAAGGTATGTTAGCAGCCGAGTCAGCCATGGAACTGATTCTGTCAGGAGAGGCTACTCACGAGAAGGGCGTAACGCCCACTCTATATGAAGACAAACTGAGAGAATCATATGTTTATAAGGAATTGAAGGTAATTTAAACTGaagaatataaaagataaaaaggtTTAGTCATTTAAATACTGTTTACGAGATATTTTGACGATAAAGCTTTTCAAGATTCACCAGGTTTGTGGTATTTatactaaatgtatatatttaatatttcatagtcTATATAGTTCTTTcctttattgatatattttaaatatagaaactaTGTTGAATTATTATGATGATCATagttttatatacctacataaaattattcaaaatacttaatataaaagcaTTCTATAAATCAATCTTAGTAAGGGTATCAAAAAGAGTTTGTGacagaaataattatgtaacacacaaatatacaatttatattatatgtatgtatattacattatacttatacataaaaatatatatgtattttatgtactaAAACTTTTGTGCTATTACATACTAGATAAATGTAATCTTTTACTAAGTTCCTGGTTTTAAACAAAGTTAAATGATGAtgccattattttatatttcagcaAGTCCGAAACTGTCGTCCATCCTTCCACACATCACTGGGCTTGTACGGCGGAGTGGCGTACTCTGCGTTTTCCACTTTGATGCGTGGGAAAGAACCTTGGACCTTAAGTCACGGAGGTaaacattcaatatatatatacatctacTAGCCGTTGCTTTTCTCgcctgaaaattaattatattaaatgaaatttcaaacCCTATTTCACTCAATTTGTTTACTCAATATAACGATTCTACTCACCACTTTCCAAGGCCCTTACTTTAATAGTTTGCGTTTGGCGATGGTGAATCAGTCAGTCCatagttgttattttatatttagatagcCTATCTACATGGAATAAGGAGTAGATATAACCAAAGTTAGATAAACAAAAACTAAGAAGACAGCTTTGCTGGACAGAACTGATGAATAATTTACATTCTACTACAATaaggtttgttttaaaatattggccttaaaatttatttaatggtgTAATATAGAATCGATACGATCAATTTGtcatttgatattaaatgtttgtaattaatcttaaataattttatgaaaaaaaaagaatattataatcttaGTTTAAAAGATTTGTGAATTATtggtgttattaatttttttcttttgattataattacagGTGCAGATCACGCGAAACTAAAACCCGCCAAGGAGTTCCAACCGATTGAGTATCCCAAGCCGGACGGTGTCATCACCTTTGATCTGCTGTCTTCAGTTGCTCTGACTggtaaaattattgattaattactaTTGTGATACCAGTAAAACATTTTAGTAATCTgataaaacacacacatacatactgACGCAAAGACATTCACGCTCATATCGCATCTATGAGTGTGAATGTGTGAATGTGTTTACATatcaacacacacacacacacacacacacgcacacagacacacaaaacccgcacacgcacacacgcacagaCGCACAGACGCACACACGCACagacgcacacacgcacacacgcacactcacacgcacgcacacacacacacacacacacacacacacacacacacacacacacacactagtTTGCACTACATGCATACAAAATAGTACGAAGTAAAAAAGCCTGTAATATAGTTTCCCaatagttaattatttgtttcttcAGGAACAAATCACGAAGCGGACCAACCTCCACATTTGACGCTGAAAGATGACTCGGTACCTGTTAAGAGGAATCTCGGAATTTTCGATGGACCCGAGGCTAGGTTTTGCCCAGCTGGTGAGTTCCGATCATTATATTCaggataaaaatgtaaatatttttagttatatatatttaatcaatgttACGTTTTATGGAGATGATACAAGAACTCATCTGTagcaaatttaaaattggatttaaaataaataatataatgaataaaaaagtaataattaatatcatttataatataattaacatttaaaaattttgtacCTAACTGTAAATAGTGTGGATAAATTGTGTGTTTAAATTGATTTGGTATCTGAAGCTAATATGAAGTAtgcaaatgtaaatatttgcagcagtgttgggcattaatcaagcaattgttaattattttattaattgactaaaaaagtaattgcaattaaattaattacaattaaattaatcgcaattacacttttaattgcaccttgcaattaaattaatttgattaacgtatgtcaattgcaacttacaattaaaataattgcaattaacttttttagttgttttataaaaacaattaaaactaacaattaattttatacatcaaaatgtaattagtaaatttttaggaaaattaagctataagtattagacttcagacgaataaaaatgtggtcaaagactctaagttttaagcttattttttctaaatgtctctttccacagaaaaaaaagtgtttatttttatataatataatataaagttgcattgataaatatttcttcagcgtaggtataaaacaaaaacatttcatgtCGTCGTTTTCGctcaagtctttatattttacagcagtatttttaattgttatttttaattaaaattaacaaaacaattaaaaattaattaattgttaattgttactaatacagttaacaattaaataattgttagttgtgattttccacaattacaattgattaattgttaactgtagtagtaacaattaacaattaattaattgttaatctttaattttaattgcaattaaaatttgcccaacactgatTTGCAGGAGTGTACGAATTCGTCCCTATGGAGACTGGCGAAGGACAGAGGCTACAAATCAACGCACAAAACTGTATTCACTGTAAGTAATTGTTATTTCCTTTTTGAATCATattgtgaattatttatattagatgaTTTTTGGTTTGGATCAAAAAGCATTTCAGTATATCCATTCCTGTGATGCACCAGGATGTTTAAAACCTTATATACAGGCTTAATAACGTATCCTTAATAATAATGGTCATTTCAgtttgaaattcatttaataatgtaataagatataaaaatttacagATAGCCCGTTACAAAATTTAGATACGAGACTTTATtgtcaaaaatgtattatataaacagtcaaataacacaaaatattatatgtttttaattcctttttgtaaataataaacaaaataactaaCAGTAAATAActattccaaaattaaaattaaatacaacaacagcctgtaaattcccactgctgggcagaatttctataaaatttgtcacatgcaggtttcctcatgatgttttccttcaccgctgagcacgagatgaattataaagacaaattaagcacatgaatcagcggtgcttgcctgggtttgaacccgcaatcatcggttaagatgcacgcgttctaaccactgggccatctcgactctaatatatacatattataaacatatttctttaattgcAGGTAAGACTTGTGATATTAAGGATCCATCGCAGAACATCAACTGGGTGGTCCCCGAAGGTGGCGGCGGGCCCGCTTACAACGGCATGTAAACTAACGTACcggatatttattatttaaataattgaagctGTTATATGAACATTCATTGAAAACTAATTTACCTGAATACATTTTGCGgcgttaaattatttactttgggGCatctaaatatgtattttgtaatgaaaataaaataatcctgatttatttcaattccaAAATTGGCATGTAATTCTTAAGTTTCGTGGAGTTGATAGCAACTTTATTCCAAGATCTAAATTGAGTGTGTTTATTGAGTTACGAGATTAGTTagtgtatataattaaagacaatatatatttctatttgacATCATTGTTTTAGATGAATATACATACTATGATAACGTAAAAGATTTCCAACAGCCACTTGAACTcacaatataatgttataaattaactgtTAGGATAGAACCGGTTAAAAGTGCGTGATCTATTATGAAatctattatattaagtattcctcAGCAAAATGCAACTGTTCCTAATGCAATTATACATCAATTTTATTACGaagcaaatacaaaatataatctcAATATTTTTGCTAACGTTACTTGTTACTAGATGACGTCATACGGCGTTTCATTTTCAAAAGGACTAGAAAAAAGGATCTAATGTAAATGTCAATCGAGTTTGAAGGcactcttttttattttgaacaataaaATAGACCAATGATGACCAAACGATGCTGTCAAAACGAAACGAAAATTTCttacatactaaataattaaaattaaggtgAAACTTGTACTTTTATGCATAGTAATCATGTTCATGAGACTACTGCCTTGATATTAGTATACCTTCATAGTTTtggtttttgtacatatatagacaatgtaaataaaatatatttttctataaaatggTTGAGATATCTTTTTATACAAAGAaacattgtattgtattttgaaagtaaacttttacagttttataataatatatatttgaatggtACCTAATGGTTATTTGTACGAGTGTAAGAATCCCAATTAGAATAAGTGTTGAATTTATGCATtggaaaatcataaataaatattttaaataaacttgtttttattataacccAATCCTTAGTCACGCTGATTTTTTTATGTGGTGAACACGCCACATAAAAAAATCAGCGTGACACACTAGTGTTGAATAATTTTCTCATTTCAAATCATGGTCATGATCCTCAAATTATGTAtccgaaaattttaataatttagtttcatattaagttttttttcaagACTTTCGTTCGATCCAAGTTTCTTCTTTAAATCAGTCTCGTGGTTCGGGCTCGTCAATGGATTCTCggccttatttatataaacctgGCTCTTGTAAATTATGTGTAAATAAACggacatataataatttttttcttaaattttattattatctctaTTGTCACAATAAATTTGTACCCAAGTCCGACTTATTCAGCAAAAGCATATGTTGTGAGAAGTTTCTATATAGACTAGTCGAGAGTTATcaagtttttaaaatgataataattagaaatatatttcatcacAATTCACAACTGACTTAGTTTTTTCTATTtgtcaaacatttttattaatctgtggTACTTGACAGAATAATATTAGaagtaattgtaaaatgttcgATTAAAGTCATGTAgcataactaataatataaattaaaagtcgtCAGGATGTTTTTAGCTGTTCCTGcgattatgttatttatattggaGGTACGTGGCCGTTATTAGTATCGCTCTATAATTTTGTGTACTACACCTTTACCACGTACGTAGTATTCATAcacaaaagttattttaatacgaaTGATTAGTAActttatatcattatcattcaACAGTCATGATGCAAATGAGTTCTAACTTCATGAAGACACTTGTTTTTGTTCCGGAAACATAGCATATTTTGCGCCCCATAAAACCGTTTTTGCCGTGTTTGATTTAATGCAACTTCAACTTTCTTAATGGGGCTCAACAATAAACCGTTATCGGAATCATATGGAAACCGTATCAACTTTCAGTATTTATCGAAAGGTTAAggaaaaataatagttatcgCTGATGTTTTTTTTGTGAAGATAACTTTTATGTAACGAATAAATCTCTGCCAACTCGCAACGCCTACAACCCCAATTTGAGTAGTTTGGTAGAATGCGTTCCAATTAAGCCTACAACTCGCTTTCGAATATTGTTGTAGAGCGTTTTAAACCTTGTCCTGTTATTTAACTTTCCAACATTATAAACGAAAATCAATCACAAATTTTTGGCAAATTTAAAAGTGAATCATGTTAATAGCGCCCATTATGTCCTCTCGAACACCGtagtaatttgaaaaaatagcGTGTCATACTTTTATTACACCATAACTGTACGGATCGGCTATTATTGCGTTATTATGTCTGTGTAAAAAGAGTTCATAGCCATATACACCTGTTTGCTAATGGATTTACTCTCAGGCGGCTTTTTGTCAATTACCGTATGAATAATGACGCTATAAAGAGCTTTGATCGAACGCTACAAAATGAACATTTTGTTAGAAAGTATTGTTTATTCGTTTAGATTTTTACAGTTTACATACGCGTTATGAATTAT
It contains:
- the LOC124537846 gene encoding electron transfer flavoprotein-ubiquinone oxidoreductase, mitochondrial isoform X2, yielding MLGRLTSAARRLYSDAYPKITTHYTIHPRDKDPRWKDISMERVAEETDILIIGGGPAGMAAAIRARQIAEEKGAEVRVTLLEKAAEAGGHILSGACVDPVALNELIPDWKDKGAPMNTPVTSDKFGLLTKSGRIPIPVFPGLPNYNHGNYVVRLGHLVKWLSEQAEAVGAEVWPGCAGADLLFRDDGSLKGVATGDVGIAKDGSPKDMFERGMEFHSKITIFAEGCHGHLTKMVSNKYNLREKSEPQSYGIGLKELWEVAPENHKPGLVEHTIGWPLDKNTYGGSFIYHLNVEEGEAPLVAAGFVVGLDYTNPYISPFREFQRFKLHPYVKPMFEGGTRIAYGARALVEGGWQCLPVPVFPGGCLAGDTAGFLNVPRIKGTHNAMKSGMLAAESAMELILSGEATHEKGVTPTLYEDKLRESYVYKELKQVRNCRPSFHTSLGLYGGVAYSAFSTLMRGKEPWTLSHGGADHAKLKPAKEFQPIEYPKPDGVITFDLLSSVALTGTNHEADQPPHLTLKDDSVPVKRNLGIFDGPEARFCPAGVYEFVPMETGEGQRLQINAQNCIHCKTCDIKDPSQNINWVVPEGGGGPAYNGM
- the LOC124537846 gene encoding electron transfer flavoprotein-ubiquinone oxidoreductase, mitochondrial isoform X1, coding for MATAIVSSARQVGRLTSAARRLYSDAYPKITTHYTIHPRDKDPRWKDISMERVAEETDILIIGGGPAGMAAAIRARQIAEEKGAEVRVTLLEKAAEAGGHILSGACVDPVALNELIPDWKDKGAPMNTPVTSDKFGLLTKSGRIPIPVFPGLPNYNHGNYVVRLGHLVKWLSEQAEAVGAEVWPGCAGADLLFRDDGSLKGVATGDVGIAKDGSPKDMFERGMEFHSKITIFAEGCHGHLTKMVSNKYNLREKSEPQSYGIGLKELWEVAPENHKPGLVEHTIGWPLDKNTYGGSFIYHLNVEEGEAPLVAAGFVVGLDYTNPYISPFREFQRFKLHPYVKPMFEGGTRIAYGARALVEGGWQCLPVPVFPGGCLAGDTAGFLNVPRIKGTHNAMKSGMLAAESAMELILSGEATHEKGVTPTLYEDKLRESYVYKELKQVRNCRPSFHTSLGLYGGVAYSAFSTLMRGKEPWTLSHGGADHAKLKPAKEFQPIEYPKPDGVITFDLLSSVALTGTNHEADQPPHLTLKDDSVPVKRNLGIFDGPEARFCPAGVYEFVPMETGEGQRLQINAQNCIHCKTCDIKDPSQNINWVVPEGGGGPAYNGM